A stretch of the Agelaius phoeniceus isolate bAgePho1 chromosome 1, bAgePho1.hap1, whole genome shotgun sequence genome encodes the following:
- the C1H1orf35 gene encoding multiple myeloma tumor-associated protein 2 gives MFGSSRGGVRGGQDQFSWEDVKTDKQRENYLGNSLMAPVGRWQKGKDLTWYAKGKKDTGPPLSREEELAAVRLAEQEAMMAALGYKSLKRQPTGLSKEDLAEVCKRDGGERDEKDVDRVVGLGSSSGSAGRVMLSKEDREAAKMGLSVFTHQKVSSSPETSVSKKKQEKEEKVEEKGPESSKKSKKEKKKEKKNKKKKKHKKEKKKDKEKHSKKDAAPSSSDSSPDRDKRHHRRKTPQQQHGRRRHRTESDTESSSSGSRSRDGRGRHPSPRRRGRKRSRSRSAPARGLRQRRDTDSED, from the exons ATGttcggctcctcccggggcggGGTCCGGGGGGGCCAGGACCAGTTCAGCTGGGAGGATGTCAAAACAGACAAACAGCGTGAAAATTACCTGG GGAACTCCCTGATGGCGCCGGTGGGGCGGTGGCAGAAGGGCAAGGACCTGACCTGGTATGCCAAGGGCAAGAAGGACACGGGGCCCCCGTTATCCCgggaggaggagctggctgcAGTCCGCCTGGCCGAGCAGGAGGCCATGATGGCAGCACT GGGCTACAAGAGCTTGAAGAGGCAGCCCACGGGCCTCAGCAAAGAG gacCTGGCTGAGGTGTGCAAGAGGGACGGCGGTGAGCGGGATGAGAAGGACGTGGATCGGGTGGTGGGTTTGGGCAGCTCCAG tggcagtgctggcagagtGATGCTCTCCAAGGAGGACAGGGAGGCTGCCAAGATGGGGCTCTCGGTCTTCACG CACCAGAAAGTCTCCAGCAGCCCAGAGACATCTGTCTCCAAAAAGaagcaggaaaaggaggagaaggtggaggagaaaGG ACCTGAGAGCagcaaaaaatccaaaaaggagaagaagaaggagaaaaagaacaagaaaaagaagaaacacaagaaggagaagaagaaggacaaggagaAGCATTCCAAGAAAGATGCTGCCCCATCATCCTCCGATTCTTCCCCGGACCGGGATAAGAG GCACCACCGCAGGAAAAccccgcagcagcagcacggccggcgGCGGCACCGCACGGAATCCGACACGGAATCCTCGAGCAGCGGCAGCCGCAGCAGGGACGGCCGCGGCCGCCACCCGTCCCCGCGGAGGAGgggcaggaagaggagcaggtcCCGCTCCGCCCCGGCCCGCGGGCTCCGGCAGCGCCGCGACACCGACTCGGAGGActga
- the MRPL55 gene encoding large ribosomal subunit protein mL55 isoform X1 — protein sequence MAASRALSSALRLLARSRPPLSACTRSNSNRAAIGHLQRQRYGRLYPLLLVSTDGSTVRLRYGEPKRILMMPLDSNTLPEAERKARLRRQFPSKPKAKEEETFEGIDLDTYKKFWKK from the exons ATGGCGGCCAGCCGTGCGCTGAG CAGTGCCCTGCGCCTCCTGGCCCGGTCCCGGCCGCCGCTCTCTGCCTGCACCCGCAGCAATTCCAACCGTGCGGCCATCGGGCACCTGCAGCGGCAGCGCTACGGCCGCCTGTACCCGCTGCTGCTCGTCAGCACCGACGGCTCCACCGTCCGCCTGCGCTACGGAGAGCCCAAGAGGATCCTCATG atGCCCCTGGACAGCAACACGCTGCCCGAAGCCGAGCGCAAGGCTCGTCTGCGCCGGCAATTCCCCAGCAAACCTAAGGCCAAGGAGGAGGAAACCTTCGAGGGCATCGACCTGGACACCTACAAGAAGTTCTGGAAGAAGTGA
- the MRPL55 gene encoding large ribosomal subunit protein mL55 isoform X2, translated as MAASRALSALRLLARSRPPLSACTRSNSNRAAIGHLQRQRYGRLYPLLLVSTDGSTVRLRYGEPKRILMMPLDSNTLPEAERKARLRRQFPSKPKAKEEETFEGIDLDTYKKFWKK; from the exons ATGGCGGCCAGCCGTGCGCTGAG TGCCCTGCGCCTCCTGGCCCGGTCCCGGCCGCCGCTCTCTGCCTGCACCCGCAGCAATTCCAACCGTGCGGCCATCGGGCACCTGCAGCGGCAGCGCTACGGCCGCCTGTACCCGCTGCTGCTCGTCAGCACCGACGGCTCCACCGTCCGCCTGCGCTACGGAGAGCCCAAGAGGATCCTCATG atGCCCCTGGACAGCAACACGCTGCCCGAAGCCGAGCGCAAGGCTCGTCTGCGCCGGCAATTCCCCAGCAAACCTAAGGCCAAGGAGGAGGAAACCTTCGAGGGCATCGACCTGGACACCTACAAGAAGTTCTGGAAGAAGTGA